AGCCTACGTTGCATGACTTTGAAATGAGTAACATGAATTCTCCATTGTCTACAGAGAATAGTCGTGCTATTGTGATGGAACCTACGATAAAGTCTATTTCATTCTTGAAATTCTTAAAAAAATCAGCCAACGATTTGCTAAAATCAAATGAATATAAACCAAAGTCTATCAAAACGGAAGGATTCTACGTGATAATATTCTTACGTGATGATTCACAACTAGTTCAAGCTACCGAGTTATTGCGAAAGATTTCTGGTGTATCTTATGTTTTCATAGCAGCCGTTTTAAAGCTTGAATACGATACTTTATCTAGGAGCATTTTATCAATCGCAACCAAGTTAGTTATGAATGGTGAAAAATACTTGATCAAGATAGAAACTTCAAAACTGACCAAGTCCAAAGATGACGAATTTACATATTTTAAACATGATCTAGAGTTTTTTATTCAAACTGAATTATCTAGCCAGGTAAAAGGTCTTATTCCGGTACAAGATGAATCTCATGCCGATAAAATTTTGTATATACTCATCGGTAACGATATTGCGTTAATAAGCTTATTGGTGCTTAAAGGTTCTGATTGCATCCCGTTTAATTTCTTACAAACTGATGTTGCATGCCCAATTTATGATGATTGTTCTCTGCTGTCGCTAGTACAGGTTTTAGATTCAGGATATATGCCCATGCCAGTTCTTTTCTTTGACAATCAACTTGACTTGATACAAAAAATAAGAAAATTTGATGAAATAATTAGAAATTATCCAATTGAGTTTGTAACATTTTATTTGATCTCTATGCAAGATACACAGCAGTCGTCGGTCCGACCTACAAATAGGGCGTCTAGGGGGCATCATATCTCAAAGGAAAAAGGTAACCCGATTCAAAGCTTGATTTATGAGCAAGTTATTATCCAGATCTTACTCCGTAATGATTTTGATTCCTTTTTTGTAAGCTTTCCATTTGTTCCTTTTATTCATCCTAACTGGTTTATTCAAAAAAACATTAAACTGTTCAATCAATCAAAAAAAATACTTCTCACGCCTCTTCTTTTTGGTTGTCCTCCACAAGCATTTGAGAAGAACCTGACAAAATTAGTTGGCTTAAACTCTACTATCAATCAAGGCATTCTTATCCGAAATTATCTAGATGACAGTGAACCAAAGGATTTTGCAGAGGCTACAGATAGGTATACAAAATCAATTAACACCGGTGACTTTGAGAAATTTTCATTAAACGTACGAAAGAACGATATCTTTGACATTTTGGATTCCGTCTAGTTTGTTACTTAATTTCATCAGATCTGACATTTTATCTCTATAAGAATTATCATAAATCAAATCGTTTACCGCATCGATAAGCATGGTCTGATTCATTTTTTTAGAATCAATTGCCTTGCCTATACCAAGTCTCTCAATCTTGGAAGAATTTGACATTTGTTCTCCGTGGCTTTGAATAGGAATGGAGATAATCGGTTTTCCGTATTGAATGGCTTGTGATATAGCTGTGTGTCCTCCACGCATAATTATGACATCCGATAGAAAATAAATTTCGTCTTTGTACGGGCACCACTCAAAATACCACATATTACTAGATATTTTTGTGGGGATCGTATTGCCGTTTGACTTTCCTTCGGAGAATACAAATTGAACAGATGGTAGATTCTTAAAAACATCTATGAGCTTCTTTATTATAGGTATCCTGGTGCCTGTAGGACCACTTATGTGGACAAAAATGAGTGGTTTTGTACTGTCAATTTGTAGGACCTCTTTTGCCTTTGAAAGACTAATTTCAGTAATTTTAGCCCTTGGGGTTATGAACCCAACATAGTCTAATTTAGACTTGATTGATTTTACGGAATTTATTGTACTCTCTGAAATGGTGTATGGTGGAGGTAAGTCTGGTATTAGAATTCTGTCTGACATGTTCCACATGCCTCCCATAAGCTCACCATTGCAAGTTTCAAAAAATCTAACGGCTTTGAACTCTTGTAGTCTGGGAGTTAGTAGAAGCTTAACTTGATTGATTACCAAGATATTTGGTAGATTCAATATTCTCGCGGCTATGAGGGGAGATAACCGGGAATCAGATATTATGATCTGGGGTTTGAAATTCTTCAAGTATTTTATTTCTTTGTTTATTTGAACAGGTAAATTGACTAGCCATTGAGGTATCTTATTTATATTACTCATAACTGAAAATTCGCCATCTTTTCCCCACATAAATTCCACTGGAGGAACTTTTTCACACTCATATCCTTGGCTTTCAACGTAATTGCGGGCTTCTCCAAATGAAGAAAATCGCATTTCAATGCCGGGCCTTTTTATATTTTCGGCTAAGATTAATAGTCTGCTGGCGTGACCCAAACCCACGCCATATGGTGCCAAATAAACCCTTTGCATCATAAACACGATTTTTGAAGGGACTAAAAAGTGTTCAGTTAGACCATCCAGCCCGCGAGCCAAATGCTTCCATGACCGTGAATAAGATTTCTAAAATTGATCTTGGATGTACAATTATTGCTTTCTAAACTAGAGCAACGTAATTTTACTGATGATCCAGTAAAATTATGGGGGATCATTCGTTAATTTTTTGACCGTTTGTTTTGATTTTAGAGATTTCAGGAATCATCCAGATAAATTTTGTATGAATGCAGTTATTCGATTGATCTGTCTCACATTGCAACTCTCCATTTACATAAAACACATCAACTAGTATTTTTTTCTTGACGTCTTTTAGAGTTATTCTGTTTCCTTGATAGGAATCTACCGATAAAGAAGGAGCAACCCTTGCCAGGAACTCCTCTTTCTCCAAATATCCTTGTAAAAATTCATTTACATATTCCTTAATATTTAGGCGTTTTTGAATTGCTCTCTGTTTCATCTTCTCATAATTCTCTACAAAGATCTCCACCGTGACCACGCTTCTTCCTCCTCTCTTAACGGGCATCAATAACAATAGCATGTGCTCCCGTTTAATAATTTCTATTAACATGTAAAAGCATAATAGAAGATATGTTTATATATTATAACATATTATAACATGTTATAATATGTTAATGAAATTGATATTTTTGGTGCATCTGACATTTTCTCTGCAAGGAGATAAAACAAGGAAAACAAAGCTCATTAGGGATTCTGCCGGTCATACTAAAAGGAAGAAAAAACTACATAGGCTCAAGAATGATGGATTAAACAAATTATCTAGAAACCTATCATGGAGGTTAAGATTATTAGGATTCTTACCACAGGTCATAACCTTCTACGGACTCACAAAATTTGATACATTGGTTCTGTTTAAAGCTCTTCTGTTTGTACTGAAAAAGTTACTCCTATTATCAAAGCTAGTTATTTGTAGAATGTTAGATAGGCTTTTGAGTGATGATATTAATGGAGATTGATATCAAACCTTTCTTGAGTAGACCACGTTGACAATTTTCTGGACATCTCACGACTTGTGCCTATTTCACTAATAAGCCACTTCGATTTCTATTGCCAAATGCCTGAGTTAACAATCTTGAGAGATATATAGATATAATCAATAGGAATAGGTCATGGCTTGTTGCACTGCTGTTAACTAAATTTATCATGGGCTAATTGAATAGCATTCAAAATTACGTAATCCTTTAAGCAATTGTTTAAAATATTAACAGGATTTGTACCTTTGTATTAAATTATTATCAACAATCTTGAATTATTTAGGATTCATACAAGTGGATAACCCCATTTTACTACAATCTAATTGTAGGTGCCCGATCTTATTTGTTTGACGAATTTGACTATGCTTTATAAAGAGAATTGGTTATATGTCAGATATATATTGGAAAATTATGACAGTGTGTGTATACCTGTGTATATTTTTTTGTATACATGGTGTCGCTTTTTTGTATCCAATTTAAATAGTCGAGTCTAAGGTAGATACAACCCTTCCTCTATACCATATAGATTGTCAAAAACCTTTAAAAGGATCTTTGAAACTGCACAATTCATCATTCTTCGTCTGCGAGCATAGTTTCACAATACTCACTCTATGAGGGAGTAGTGCCAACAAGGCCTTGACCAGGTGATTGAGGTCCAGACCCTGATAGCCAGAATCATTAGCAGGCGCTTAATTTTGTTTTTCTGGTCCTACCTTTCTATTTAGATCAGCTTTTTATCTTCCGCAATGAAAAACCATTGTATCGATTTTCCTCACGACAACATTATGGTTGCTGATCCTCTACTTATTTGACAGATTAATAGGTTGATTAAAAATCAGGACTATTTGCTTTTTGATAATGATGATTTATGTAAACACACCATAAATTATCTTCTTATCTATCTACTAGATTGAGTAGAGGGTAATTTGAGGTACGGACTGAAGAGGCTAATAGTGAATCATTGAATCTACTAATGTGATGAAAATTTGGAATTACTCATTAGTCTAAAAAATAGATAAGATCTAAAAGAATAGATGCCTAAAATAGCACTGGCTGTCTTCCAAACATTTAATTGGTATGAGCGTAAAAAATTAAAAGTGATTTACCTTGACTAATCACTATTAGTCAGATTCTTCAGCATAAATCAATTTCATTTCATCGAAAGTGAGTTTTTCTCCGCTGGACATTTTCTTCATAGCGACCTCCTTTAACGAATTCCATAATTCTTGATTTTCTCTGTTCTTGCGCATCTTGTCTTGAGGTATTTCGTGCCTGATCTTTCTTTCTGGACTATAACGTCTTTGTCTCTCCGAAGAATGCTGTAACCTATTTCTCTTAAACTCTATAGCATTAAGTTGGGTATCTACCATTTCTATCTTAGCCCCGGCTTCTCTTACTCTGTGAATCACACCCCGTCTTTCCTCATAAAGTTCTTCTCTTCTGTTCAACAACTCATCCAAACTTGCCTTTATTTTACCAATTCCCTTTCCTACATCTGCTTTTTGGTCAAATATTTCATTCATTTTTCCTTTAATATCGTCAAACTTTGTTGCCAGTGATTTGTAAGTGTCTTCTTTCTTATGAATAACTTTTAGTGCATGTAACCTAGTAGCTATCTCTTTTGATTTTAAGACCAGACGCCTTTCTTCATCCTTTGATAATTTCTTTGTTTGAATATCTCTCTCTATTTGTTCTAGTGCTTTTGTCAAATTTGATAGATTATACCTGTCTCTTCTTGACCTTGGACCTCCGCCGCCGCCGCCGCTAGATGCTTTGGTATCCAGAGTTCTCATCCTTTTTCTTTCTTCAATCAAGTTGCTCTTTAACTCTGTAAATTTTGCATAATCTGCATCCTTTACTTCATTAATTTGTTTTAGTTTTAGTCTCTCAGCTTCTAACTTTACTCTTTCTTCGTCAATAATCTTCTTTGTCTCTTCAATACTTTCGTTAATTTTCTCTATCTGGGTTTCCCCTAGTTTTTGCTCTTCTATTAATGATTTTTTGAAATCTAACAGAGTTTTTTGATTTGAATCTATTGAATTTTCCGATCTATTGTCTTTTTTTGTCGTAGATCCTGATGCTGCAGCAGAAGGAGCTGTAGCTGGATTTCCACTGTTCTGTTCTTGAACCACGCCGCTTACAACCTGTTAATATATGGAAAGATATATTTTTTCTGATTTCGTTTCGGTTAACTGATTTTCAATTGAACGAAGGGATATGATTTCAAAGTCCAAATTCGAGATTATTTACTAATAAATCAGTTCTAAAGGCAATGGTACCTCAAATGTCCTGGTGACAATTGATCCTTATGATTATTGAGACACTAGAAATCATATCAACTTGATCTCAATATTATCCTGATTTACTAATGATGATAAACAAATTTCAGGTGATTGTGAATTTCTTGCAAACATATATTTATATTCTATCTTGTGGATTAATAGGTGAGTAATAATGGATGATTTTGATAAAGATTTTCCAGGATTTGATTGGAAAAATACTCCCGCTTATAAACATCCAGGAGGAAAAGACTGTCCTTGTCCAAAGCATGAGTATATTCGAGAGCAAATTAATGTTGCCAAGACTTTAAATACAAATAGCAAAAATGTAGATACTGATAAAAAACCTACTTCAAATGTTACCCTTAAATTTTGCCCTGATCATTATAATGTTTATTTCAAGGAGGTAATTCCCGCTATGCCTTTAAAATACAGAATAATTACCAAGATTGCACTAAAATTGGGAGCTGTTGTGATCCAACAAATTCCATATATGATGTCGGATAAGTGCTTTTACTGCAAATTTGGTTCAGGCGGATTTGATAAAAAGGTGGAATTACCACCAATTTAGCCTTATTTGATGTCTGATTTTTTTAATAGATTTTTTGCTAGGTTATAATAATTAGATACTAACACGAGAGCAGCAATATTTCTTACTATCACCGATAGATAAGGCAGTTTATCAGTTGAATCGTTTTTATATCCATCCAAAAAGGATTTTTCTATAATTTTATATTTTTCGTTATCTAAGTCCAATAGACTAGCCAAGAAAATACCAATGTCGACGCTTTTCGTATATTCTGTAGCGTGGTTTTGTATCAAACCCAAGTCGGTTCGTATTATTTCTAAATCCTTGACTAAATAGTTCTGAGCCTTATTATCAATAAAGCATGATCCACTATTATGCAGATTTCTGGTTATTGTGCCAACTTTGTAAACAATTTCCAAGTTATTGCTCTTTTGCAAAAATCTATAAAGATTGCCCCCATCGATATATTCTTCGATGATGACGTCCTTGTTGATTTCTATTAACCTAGGTGTTTGAATTCCCAGATCCTTTAATTTCTGTCTACTAAATGAACCTTCATTTTCTAGAATTGATTTTCCAGTCTTCAAAGGAGCTGTAGGATGCAATAGCACAATTGAAATAAATGTAAAGACGAAAACTAAGAGATATTCGTTAATAGTCTTGACCGTTTTATTTCTTTTGATTACAACCATTTTACCATCAATTTTTGAAAGTGCAATATCTCTCTGCCAATTCACAAAATGCAAAATAATTAGTTCTCTATACTAAAGGTAGTCTATTTTAAATACTTTTAAGCATCAGCATGAAAGTAGGACAGTTAGTATTAAAAAACCTGATTCCCATTAGTCAAACCGTAGATTTCATCCGACAATGATTTGGACATTTACAAATGTTATTATACAAAACTTAATAGACGGTGTACTATAAAATATTCCTGTGTTTACGTACACTAACTTTTTTAGAATTTTAAGCATTTTTGTAATTGCTGGAGCATTACTATCTCTAACAGGCACAAATGCACAGGCACTATCGGGATCTATTACTGATTATAAATTTGGTTATGGTCCTATTGCAAGCATAAATAATGACTGGATCTTGGCAGGTCATTGGATGGGTTATCATAATCCATCAAACCTTACTGACTCAGGTTTTCATTCAACATTTGATATGGTAATGAAAAATGGATCAGCTCCTCATATGCATCAGATATCTAATGCAACCATTAGCGATGTGAAAATGGATGGAAATAATACAGTCATTCAAGGCCTTGTAACAATAACAATGAAAGATGGACCTGTGGTAGATGTACCAACTACTTGGACAATTTCTAATAATAATACACTTGCCATCAAATTGGACCCTTCAATGATTAACAATCACTTTGGTGAATCCCCAATTTATGGACTCGTACTAACACCTGAGAAGGAGATGAACATAATGAATAAAATGATGGAGGATTCAAAATTCATGGATCAATGGATTCCATTGATGATGCAAAATATGATGAGTACACTGAATATGAATGGCGAAAATATGTCTGCAATGCCTCAAATAATGGACCCCTCAGCTTCAAATAGTTCTATGGGAATGAACATGAGTAATAACATGGTGATTCAATAGACTGAATTTGTTGGCTAGAAGACTAACTAATTCTCTTATTTTTATCTAAATTACATTTTTCAATTTCAAAAGATTTTATGTTAATCAGAGTGTACAAAGATGTTGATATGTTAATCGCTACCCTTGTATTTGTTACCTGCCTATGCATAAGCCTGAGGGGAGACTAGTCAGACAATTGTTGTTAGTATAATGATTATTGTTAATATTTATCGGGAGATTATTTGCGTTGTTAATATCCAGTACGTTATTAAATACATTGTTAAAGTCCACATAATTTAGGGAACTTTGTGTATCAAGGAAAATTCCATTCGTTGTGTTCAATATGTTATTCCCATTTATCAAATTGTTTGCAGAATTGATTAAGGTGACTCCTGACAGCTTATTTTGGCTTAGTTGATTGAATTTAATATCTGCACCTTCTGAAGAATGCAGGGCTACTCCAATGGTGTTTTTATTTATCATGTTATTGGTTATTTCGGAGTTTTGAGACCCAGTTACATAAAATGCAACCTTGTTGTTGTTTGTATTTATATCGTGTACGAACACATCATTACTTCCAGAAAGGTAAATACCCGATTGGAAACCTGTGACTATACCATTTCCTGAAATTGTTACATTATGCTGTCCAGCGATCATTATTCCGACCTTGTTGCTGTCAAGTCCTGGACCTTTTAATGAGAATCCATTCATATCTATGTTGGTATTATTTGCCCCAACTATCAGTCCATCGCCTTTACAAATCAAATTTGAAATTAATTTCACGTTACCCTGTACATTTTG
This Candidatus Nitrosocosmicus oleophilus DNA region includes the following protein-coding sequences:
- a CDS encoding glycosyltransferase; amino-acid sequence: MARGLDGLTEHFLVPSKIVFMMQRVYLAPYGVGLGHASRLLILAENIKRPGIEMRFSSFGEARNYVESQGYECEKVPPVEFMWGKDGEFSVMSNINKIPQWLVNLPVQINKEIKYLKNFKPQIIISDSRLSPLIAARILNLPNILVINQVKLLLTPRLQEFKAVRFFETCNGELMGGMWNMSDRILIPDLPPPYTISESTINSVKSIKSKLDYVGFITPRAKITEISLSKAKEVLQIDSTKPLIFVHISGPTGTRIPIIKKLIDVFKNLPSVQFVFSEGKSNGNTIPTKISSNMWYFEWCPYKDEIYFLSDVIIMRGGHTAISQAIQYGKPIISIPIQSHGEQMSNSSKIERLGIGKAIDSKKMNQTMLIDAVNDLIYDNSYRDKMSDLMKLSNKLDGIQNVKDIVLSYV
- a CDS encoding coiled-coil protein, yielding MVQEQNSGNPATAPSAAASGSTTKKDNRSENSIDSNQKTLLDFKKSLIEEQKLGETQIEKINESIEETKKIIDEERVKLEAERLKLKQINEVKDADYAKFTELKSNLIEERKRMRTLDTKASSGGGGGGPRSRRDRYNLSNLTKALEQIERDIQTKKLSKDEERRLVLKSKEIATRLHALKVIHKKEDTYKSLATKFDDIKGKMNEIFDQKADVGKGIGKIKASLDELLNRREELYEERRGVIHRVREAGAKIEMVDTQLNAIEFKRNRLQHSSERQRRYSPERKIRHEIPQDKMRKNRENQELWNSLKEVAMKKMSSGEKLTFDEMKLIYAEESD
- a CDS encoding NosD domain-containing protein — encoded protein: MPSCKNLLLNSSLTILFFSILFQSPLSTNNMVFSSTVNDSADVKLPQLDPDRNIITSQNTGNSKSNTNDESQNQIEQEQASNVSLKDEQTNEETSEIPQANQEGASQSSGGQQQSIVEIHPACGQNVQGNVKLISNLICKGDGLIVGANNTNIDMNGFSLKGPGLDSNKVGIMIAGQHNVTISGNGIVTGFQSGIYLSGSNDVFVHDINTNNNKVAFYVTGSQNSEITNNMINKNTIGVALHSSEGADIKFNQLSQNKLSGVTLINSANNLINGNNILNTTNGIFLDTQSSLNYVDFNNVFNNVLDINNANNLPININNNHYTNNNCLTSLPSGLCIGR